The DNA sequence GCCCATCGAGACGCAGCCCGGGTTCAGCCCCGGCAAACCGGTGGTGCTCTTCGAGGGCGGGTTCAACACCAGCCGCGCGCGCGACTTCGACGTGGCGCCCGACGGACGCTTTGTCGCCGTGCGCGTGCCGGGCGGCCAGGCGGGGCAGCGCGAGGTGCGCGTGCTCCTGAACTGGCCGGCGGAAATGCAGCGCGTGGCGGGCCCGACGCACTGATGCGGTCATGCGCTCTCTTGCCACGCTGATTGCTATTTTTGTTCTCGCCCTTCCCGCCGCGGCGCAGGAGTCCGGCGCCGGCTGGGAACTCGTGGTGCTCGGCGTTGCGCAGGACGGCGGCATGCCGCACCCGGGTTGCACGAAGTCTCCCTGCGCGGACGTGTTCGCGGGCACGCGGCGGGCGGAGAAGGTGAGCTGCCTCGGGCTGGTCAACCGCGACACCGGCGCCGCCTACATGTTCGACGCCACACCCGACTTCACCGACCAGCTCAACGCCCTCACCGGCGGCCGCGCGCCCGACGGCATCTTCCTCACCCACGCCCACATCGGCCATTACCCCGGCCTCATGTTCCTGGGCAAGGAGGCGATGGCGGCGGAGGGTGTTCCGGTGTACGGGACGCGGCGCATGTGCGACTTCCTGGCGACCAACGGGCCCTGGAGCCTGCTGGTCGAAAACCACTACATCGCGCTGCACGAGATCACGCCGGGCAGCGCGGTCGATCTGGGCGACGGCCTGCGCGTGACGCCGATGCTGGTCCCCCACCGCGACGAGTTCACCGACACGGTGGGCTTTCTCATCGAGGGGCCGCGGGCCCGGGTGATCTTCATTCCGGATATCGACAAGTGGGAGAAATGGGAGCAGAATCTGCGCGACGTGGCCAACACGGTAGACGTCCTGCTGGTGGATGGCACCTTTGGTTCGCCGGATGAGCTGCCGGGGCGGGACATGGCGCAGATCCCGCACCCCCTGATGACGGAGACGCGCGCGCTGCTGCAGGGAACCAGCGCCGAGCTGTGGTTCATCCATTTGAATCACTCGAACCCTGCGCTCGTGAACGGGGCGCGCGACGTGGTGCGTGAGGGGCAGGTTTTTGAGCTGTGAGTTGGAAGCAACGTGCGCGCGGCACAGCCGCGCGTGTGCGGGAGGTGATTACCCATGAGTGACAAGGAACGGCTGTTCAGGCTCACCGAGTTCGCGGCATGCGCCGGTTGAGCCTCCAAGTTCAGCGCGGCGGGACTGCGCGAGATACTCTCACAACTGCCGATGCCGGTTGACCCCAACGTGCTCGTGGGTCACGCGGGCAGCGACGACGCC is a window from the Candidatus Krumholzibacteriia bacterium genome containing:
- a CDS encoding MBL fold metallo-hydrolase, with product MRSLATLIAIFVLALPAAAQESGAGWELVVLGVAQDGGMPHPGCTKSPCADVFAGTRRAEKVSCLGLVNRDTGAAYMFDATPDFTDQLNALTGGRAPDGIFLTHAHIGHYPGLMFLGKEAMAAEGVPVYGTRRMCDFLATNGPWSLLVENHYIALHEITPGSAVDLGDGLRVTPMLVPHRDEFTDTVGFLIEGPRARVIFIPDIDKWEKWEQNLRDVANTVDVLLVDGTFGSPDELPGRDMAQIPHPLMTETRALLQGTSAELWFIHLNHSNPALVNGARDVVREGQVFEL